A portion of the Nomia melanderi isolate GNS246 chromosome 2, iyNomMela1, whole genome shotgun sequence genome contains these proteins:
- the LOC116425964 gene encoding LOW QUALITY PROTEIN: uncharacterized protein LOC116425964 (The sequence of the model RefSeq protein was modified relative to this genomic sequence to represent the inferred CDS: deleted 1 base in 1 codon) has translation MRLIACNVLLLGLIAIVFAHHSSEESSSEERKHHKRVTIKPIVGRFDHSEGPHWDHYTHKLFFVDIEAQKICRFDLVTKDLSCIYISNGPVGVAVPVQGEPHKFVAGTATDFVLISWNPDRNVTKSSPETLAVVDKDRNGTRWNDGKVDSSGRFWGGTIGPEVNDVVVPDQANFYRIGSDLKPQVELSPVTNSNGLAWNQEDNTLYYIDTPTRKIAAFDFEKVQGTISNKRIVFDLEKNNVTGLPDGMTIDRNGNLWIALYGGGAVAHVDPRTGSLLHLLKMPVEKITSCAFGGSRLETLFVTTSSRDLTAEDLQKQPYAGYVFAVNGLGVRGVIANSFKLNILKMSELSIEPLVGPYTLGEGPHWDQLSKKLYFVDILGQKIYRYDPLTSTLTSVSTENGPVGFVIPVDGARDKFVAGIGTDVALVTWDGETNLSKGTTETLSTADSDPTKTRWNDAKVDSSGTLWGGTMALEIDGVIEPGKGSFYSIGSNLVLKKQVTPVSISNGVGWNLNEDTLYYIDSLSYQVVAYNYDSQTAAISNKRTIFDLRKNNINGFPDGMTVDACGNLWVAVYGGGGILHIKPETGELLRFVKIPGAQLITSVAFGGTDLDVLYVTSSRTGLSEDQLKEQPYAGYLFAVKGLGVRGLPANSFKLPHKST, from the exons ATGCGACTCATCGCTTGCAATGTTCTCCTCCTTGGATTAATAGCCATTGTCTTTGCACATCATTCCAG TGAAGAATCTAGTTCAGAGGAAAGAAAACACCACAAGAGAGTAACTATCAAGCCAATAGTTGGTCGATTTGATCACAGCGAAGGTCCACACTGGGACCACTATACGCACAAACTCTTTTTCGTTGACATAGAGGCACAGAAAATTTGTAGATTTGATCTTGTAACCAAAGATCTTTCCTGCATTTACATAT CAAATGGTCCTGTTGGAGTGGCGGTTCCTGTTCAAGGAGAACCACATAAATTTGTGGCTGGCACTGCTACCGATTTCGTTCTGATATCGTGGAATCCTGACAGAAATGTTACAAAATCCAGTCCTGAAACTTTAGCTGTTGTCGATAAGGACCGAAATGGTACCAGATGGAACGACGGAAAGGTGGATTCTTCGGGTAGATTCTGGGGTG GCACAATTGGACCCGAAGTGAACGACGTTGTTGTACCAGATCAAGCAAATTTCTATCGTATCGGCTCCGACTTGAAACCACAAGTGGAACTGTCCCCTGTTACGAACAGTAATGGATTAGCTTGGAATCAGGAGGATAATACACTTTATTATATAGATACACCTACGCGTAAAATAGCCGCGTTTGATTTCGAGAAAGTCCAGGGAACTATAA GTAACAAAAGAATCGTATTCGATCTTGAAAAAAATAACGTTACGGGATTACCAGATGGTATGACCATAGACAGAAATGGAAACCTTTGGATAGCTTTATATGGCGGTGGTGCT GTGGCCCATGTTGATCCACGCACTGGTAGTTTATTGCATTTGTTGAAGATGCCTGTAGAGAAAATAACCAGTTGCGCATTTGGAGGTTCCCGTTTGGAAACTCTATTTGTAACAACATCTAGCCGCGATTTGACCGCTGAAGACTTGCAAAAGCAACCGTACGCTGGTTACGTGTTCGCTGTAAATGGTTTAGGTGTACGTGGTGTGATAGCAAATTCgtttaaattg aatatttt gAAAATGTCAGAGTTGTCTATTGAACCACTAGTAGGACCTTACACCCTTGGAGAAGGCCCACATTGGGATCAACTTTCTAAAAAGCTCTACTTCGTTGATATACTTGgtcaaaaaatatatagatacgATCCATTAACCTCAACTCTTACATCTGTTTCTACAG AAAATGGACCTGTTGGATTTGTTATTCCCGTTGATGGTGCTCGTGACAAATTCGTAGCTGGAATTGGTACAGATGTTGCATTAGTTACATGGGATGGAGAAACGAATCTTTCAAAGGGTACAACTGAAACATTAAGCACAGCTGACAGTGATCCTACAAAAACCAGATGGAACGATGCAAAAGTAGATTCTTCTGGAACATTGTGGGGTG ggACAATGGCTCTAGAAATAGATGGAGTAATCGAACCTGGTAAAGGGTCATTTTACAGTATTGGTTCTAATCTTGTGTTAAAAAAACAAGTGACCCCTGTAAGTATAAGTAATGGAGTGGGTTGGAATCTTAACGAAGACACACTTTATTACATTGATTCACTGAGCTATCAGGTAGTTGCATACAATTACGACTCTCAAACGGCAGCTATAT CTAACAAAAGGACTATTTTCGATCTTCGGAAAAACAATATCAATGGATTTCCAGATGGTATGACTGTAGACGCATGTGGAAATCTTTGGGTCGCTGTATATGGCGGAGGTGGC atACTGCATATAAAACCGGAAACGGGTGAATTATTGCGTTTTGTCAAAATCCCTGGTGCCCAACTTATAACCAGCGTTGCATTTGGTGGTACTGATCTCGACGTATTATATGTAACATCGTCGCGCACGGGACTGAGCGAAGATCAGTTAAAAGAGCAACCTTACGCCGGTTACTTATTCGCTGTAAAAGGTTTAGGCGTACGTGGTTTACCTGCGAATTCATTTAAACTGCCACATAAATCAACATAG